A stretch of the Rhizobium sp. CCGE531 genome encodes the following:
- a CDS encoding extracellular solute-binding protein, whose amino-acid sequence MTELTRRNTMKLMSAALVTGVSFSSLPRKAFSAGTITVLNWQGYGTDEAWSVKAFTEKTGIAVVHDYYSSESEMLTKLRTNPGAYDLVVLNAARCAQAVAEDLLQPIDFSKVPNASTVDENLRSNPNFNKDGKGFAVPWVWGMTSLAIREGMPVPDSYAVLADPAYKGRVAMDDDAIINVGVGALMSGQDINNPKDLAAVTAALKSIKPNVKLLWSTEDQWNKSFAAKEFDLSLFWSGGSVRSKRNSKLPVQFVVPKEGGIGWVDGLGIPASAPNVDGALAFANWMIDPTFYVEWATKVGAPASSNSAALGALPADDLSRQVHKPEYLKTMGIVSGIPDDRREAFNNVWQEVKAFYAQ is encoded by the coding sequence ATGACTGAACTCACCAGACGCAACACGATGAAGTTGATGTCCGCAGCGCTTGTCACCGGCGTTAGTTTCTCCAGCCTGCCACGCAAGGCCTTTTCGGCTGGCACCATCACTGTCCTGAATTGGCAGGGTTACGGCACGGACGAAGCCTGGTCCGTGAAGGCTTTCACCGAGAAGACCGGCATCGCGGTCGTTCACGACTACTATAGCTCGGAATCGGAAATGCTGACCAAGCTGCGCACCAATCCTGGCGCCTACGATCTCGTCGTTCTCAACGCCGCGCGCTGCGCCCAGGCCGTTGCCGAAGACCTGCTGCAGCCGATCGATTTCAGCAAGGTTCCGAACGCCTCGACCGTTGACGAGAACCTGCGCTCCAATCCGAATTTCAACAAGGACGGCAAGGGCTTCGCGGTTCCGTGGGTATGGGGCATGACCTCGCTCGCCATTCGTGAAGGCATGCCGGTTCCAGACAGCTATGCGGTTCTGGCGGATCCCGCCTACAAGGGCCGCGTCGCGATGGACGACGATGCCATCATCAACGTTGGTGTCGGCGCGCTGATGAGCGGCCAGGATATCAATAATCCGAAGGACCTTGCCGCGGTTACGGCCGCGCTGAAGTCGATCAAGCCGAACGTCAAGCTTCTCTGGTCCACCGAGGATCAGTGGAATAAGTCGTTCGCGGCCAAGGAATTCGACCTCTCCCTCTTCTGGTCAGGCGGTTCGGTGCGCTCCAAGCGCAACTCGAAGCTTCCTGTTCAGTTCGTTGTTCCCAAGGAAGGCGGCATCGGCTGGGTGGATGGCCTCGGCATCCCGGCTTCGGCTCCGAATGTCGATGGCGCGCTCGCTTTCGCCAACTGGATGATCGATCCGACCTTCTACGTGGAATGGGCAACCAAGGTCGGCGCGCCGGCTTCGTCGAACTCGGCCGCTCTGGGGGCGTTGCCGGCGGATGACTTGAGCCGCCAGGTGCACAAGCCTGAATACCTGAAGACCATGGGCATCGTCTCGGGCATTCCGGATGATCGCCGGGAAGCCTTCAACAACGTATGGCAGGAAGTGAAAGCCTTCTATGCACAGTAA
- a CDS encoding ABC transporter permease: MHSNQATLASERGPSGPRSRGALPSWVSATALLLPTYGWLTLAVFLPLLTMLVFSFMSATPMGKAPIVFTLKQYRAFIDQPYLVGIGITSLLIGFWTTLFCAVLGFLAAVSLVRSTFGKTREMLLILILLPFWTNGLVRVFSWTMVLRENGFLDNLLHMIAPDVGSIGFLYTRYAIVVGLVHGYLPYMILTCYIALVAIDDAIIEAAASLGARWWTILFKILVPLAAPGLISGSVLIFIPVIGSFMEPRILGGRVGVTMGTVIEDQFTQAFNWPLGASLSFTLLAVVLAIFATFSGVLRRGTTA; encoded by the coding sequence ATGCACAGTAATCAAGCGACATTGGCGTCGGAGCGCGGGCCTTCGGGTCCGCGCAGTCGGGGCGCACTCCCGTCTTGGGTTTCGGCGACCGCCTTGCTGCTTCCGACCTATGGTTGGTTGACGCTTGCAGTCTTCCTGCCGCTGCTGACAATGCTTGTGTTCAGCTTCATGTCGGCGACACCGATGGGCAAGGCCCCGATCGTCTTCACGCTGAAGCAATATCGCGCTTTCATCGATCAGCCCTACCTGGTCGGCATCGGCATCACGTCGCTGTTGATCGGCTTCTGGACGACGCTGTTTTGCGCTGTTCTCGGTTTCCTGGCCGCCGTGTCGCTTGTCCGTTCGACCTTCGGCAAGACGCGCGAGATGCTGCTGATCCTTATTCTTCTACCATTCTGGACCAATGGCCTGGTGCGCGTCTTTTCGTGGACGATGGTGCTCCGGGAAAACGGCTTCCTCGACAATCTGCTGCACATGATCGCACCGGATGTCGGCTCCATAGGCTTTCTCTATACGCGATATGCCATCGTGGTCGGTCTGGTCCACGGCTATCTACCTTACATGATCCTGACCTGCTACATCGCCCTTGTCGCGATCGACGACGCGATAATCGAGGCCGCTGCAAGCCTTGGCGCGCGCTGGTGGACGATTCTGTTCAAGATTCTTGTGCCGCTCGCCGCTCCCGGCCTCATTTCCGGCTCCGTTCTGATCTTCATCCCTGTCATCGGCTCGTTCATGGAGCCGCGCATCCTGGGTGGTCGTGTCGGGGTAACCATGGGCACGGTGATCGAGGACCAGTTCACGCAGGCGTTCAATTGGCCGCTGGGCGCCTCGCTCTCCTTCACGCTGCTCGCCGTCGTGCTTGCAATCTTCGCAACCTTCTCCGGCGTTCTGCGCCGTGGCACGACAGCTTGA
- a CDS encoding ABC transporter permease, with protein sequence MKPLGRVYLIAILIFLYTPILVMMAMGFNASPLYELPFSFSVRWYQALWNNSVLLTAGLNSIIIASITAVLATALGTMASVALSRRTFRGKSFLQLMLLPPIAIPWLITGTAMLIFFYWSGIGRGMHALLIGHVALAIPYVVLVVGTGFRTIRSDLEEAAMSLGSTPVHAFFSVTLPLLYPSILGAALFAFAVSLDQFVISYFLATPGYTTLPVQIYSSIRKGFTPEINAISTVLLLGSMTIILIFARFAKPGDTRDKR encoded by the coding sequence ATGAAACCGCTTGGACGTGTCTATCTCATCGCGATCCTGATCTTCCTTTACACGCCCATTCTCGTGATGATGGCGATGGGCTTCAACGCTTCGCCGCTTTACGAACTGCCGTTCAGCTTCTCGGTGCGATGGTACCAGGCGCTGTGGAACAACTCCGTGCTCCTAACCGCCGGCTTGAACAGTATCATCATCGCCTCGATCACCGCCGTGCTGGCGACGGCGCTCGGCACCATGGCCTCGGTGGCGCTGTCGCGGCGGACGTTCCGCGGCAAGAGCTTCCTGCAACTGATGCTGCTGCCGCCGATCGCCATTCCGTGGCTGATCACCGGCACCGCGATGCTGATCTTCTTCTATTGGAGCGGTATCGGGCGCGGTATGCATGCGCTGCTGATCGGCCACGTGGCGCTTGCGATCCCTTATGTGGTCCTCGTCGTCGGCACCGGTTTCAGGACCATTCGCTCGGACCTGGAAGAAGCGGCGATGAGCCTCGGCTCGACACCAGTTCATGCGTTCTTCTCGGTGACCTTGCCGCTGCTTTATCCGAGTATCCTTGGCGCCGCGCTGTTCGCGTTTGCCGTGTCGCTCGACCAGTTCGTTATTTCGTACTTCCTCGCAACGCCCGGCTACACCACGCTGCCGGTGCAGATCTACTCCTCGATCCGCAAGGGCTTCACCCCTGAGATCAACGCGATCTCGACCGTCCTTCTCCTAGGTTCGATGACGATCATCCTGATTTTTGCGCGCTTCGCCAAGCCCGGAGACACCCGTGACAAACGTTAA
- a CDS encoding ABC transporter ATP-binding protein, whose translation MTNVKVNSVAKTYGITPVLSDITTEFAEGSFTSLLGPSGSGKTTLLRIVAGFIKPDQGVVTIGNNDVTDVPVWGRNIGMMFQSYALFPHMTIAQNVAFGLERRGIKGAAARKEVDRALEMVRLPGFGDRTPKQLSGGQQQRVALARAIVIKPSVLLLDEPLSALDRRLRQEMQVELLRIQRESGLTTIFVTHDQEEALTLSDKVAILDKGRIVQIGDPETVYERPLTRFAAEFLGDSNFLSGTVENGAVRLADGKLVKTTGTLPPSGSKVTLAVRPEKMSIVSGPTDGNSLTARITTVIYAGPVLSYLLEGPGGLPLKLFAQNRDGKVLSDGDTVTLSWGPEHTVPVAD comes from the coding sequence GTGACAAACGTTAAAGTCAATTCCGTCGCCAAGACCTATGGCATCACGCCGGTCCTGTCCGATATTACCACGGAGTTCGCCGAAGGCTCCTTCACCAGCCTCCTTGGGCCCTCCGGCTCCGGAAAAACAACGCTGCTGCGCATCGTCGCGGGCTTCATCAAGCCGGACCAGGGCGTCGTGACCATCGGCAACAATGATGTCACCGACGTACCCGTCTGGGGCCGCAACATCGGCATGATGTTCCAGTCCTACGCGCTGTTCCCGCACATGACGATTGCCCAGAACGTGGCGTTCGGGCTCGAGCGCCGCGGCATCAAGGGCGCTGCCGCCCGCAAGGAGGTCGACCGCGCTCTCGAGATGGTGCGTTTGCCGGGCTTTGGCGATCGCACGCCCAAGCAATTGTCCGGCGGCCAGCAGCAGCGCGTCGCGCTCGCCCGCGCCATCGTCATCAAGCCGAGCGTGCTTCTGCTAGACGAACCACTGTCGGCGCTCGACCGCCGCCTTCGCCAGGAGATGCAGGTCGAACTGCTACGCATACAGCGCGAGAGCGGCCTGACGACGATCTTCGTCACCCATGATCAGGAAGAAGCACTGACGCTATCCGACAAGGTGGCCATTCTCGACAAAGGCCGCATCGTCCAGATCGGCGACCCGGAAACCGTCTATGAACGTCCGCTGACACGCTTCGCGGCGGAATTCCTTGGCGATTCAAACTTCCTGTCGGGGACCGTCGAGAACGGCGCCGTGCGTCTTGCCGACGGCAAGCTGGTCAAGACCACGGGGACGTTGCCGCCAAGCGGCTCGAAAGTGACGCTCGCGGTCCGCCCGGAAAAGATGTCGATCGTGTCCGGCCCGACAGATGGCAATAGCCTGACGGCACGGATCACGACGGTCATCTATGCAGGTCCCGTGCTTTCCTATCTGCTTGAAGGCCCCGGTGGGTTGCCATTGAAGTTGTTCGCGCAGAACCGCGACGGCAAGGTCCTGAGCGATGGCGACACCGTTACCCTGAGCTGGGGTCCGGAACACACCGTTCCGGTGGCAGACTGA
- a CDS encoding isochorismatase family cysteine hydrolase: MTPAPLSQNTLHVVIDMQRLFAEETAWHTPAIAGILPNVVALSKARPAETLFARFAVPQNAEAAKGRWKDYYRRWSSVTLDELDVAMLDLVAPLAAIASPSSIVDKGTYSIFGSPAFAARLQGSEIDTLIFSGVETDVCVYASALDAVDAGYRVILAEDALASGDMKAHAMVIDILAARLTEQIEILSTKTILNLWRG; encoded by the coding sequence ATGACGCCCGCGCCGCTCTCTCAAAATACGTTGCATGTCGTTATCGACATGCAACGCCTGTTTGCCGAGGAGACGGCGTGGCATACGCCGGCGATAGCAGGCATTCTTCCAAACGTGGTGGCGCTTAGCAAAGCGCGACCGGCAGAGACCCTCTTTGCCCGCTTCGCCGTTCCGCAGAACGCCGAAGCGGCCAAGGGCCGCTGGAAAGATTACTACCGCCGTTGGTCGTCGGTGACGCTGGATGAACTCGACGTCGCCATGCTGGATCTCGTCGCGCCGCTTGCGGCGATCGCCAGCCCCAGCTCCATCGTCGACAAGGGAACTTACTCGATCTTCGGATCGCCAGCTTTTGCTGCGCGCTTGCAAGGATCAGAAATCGATACGCTGATTTTCTCCGGCGTCGAGACCGATGTTTGCGTCTATGCTAGCGCTCTTGATGCTGTGGATGCCGGCTATCGGGTCATTCTGGCCGAGGATGCACTGGCAAGCGGCGACATGAAGGCGCACGCCATGGTCATCGACATCCTGGCGGCGAGGCTTACGGAGCAGATTGAAATTTTGTCGACAAAAACCATCCTGAATTTGTGGCGAGGCTGA
- a CDS encoding MarR family transcriptional regulator, with protein sequence MDVPFKDKVARKKAAAPEANGQQAEYALGEQIGFYLRLANQRHVAIFASLMAEKLTTTQWAALVRLKDLQPCSQGNLGRETAMDMATIKGVVDRLVKRGLVHTAPDASDARRLVLTLTPDGEAMVARNLAVALRISQETLSTLTLAERMMLMELLQKIS encoded by the coding sequence ATGGACGTCCCCTTCAAAGACAAGGTTGCCAGGAAAAAGGCAGCCGCGCCCGAGGCCAACGGCCAGCAGGCCGAGTATGCGCTTGGTGAGCAGATCGGCTTTTATCTGCGGCTGGCGAACCAGCGTCACGTGGCAATCTTTGCCAGCCTCATGGCGGAAAAACTGACCACCACCCAGTGGGCGGCGCTGGTCAGGCTCAAGGACCTCCAGCCATGTTCGCAGGGAAATCTCGGGCGCGAGACCGCCATGGATATGGCGACCATCAAAGGCGTCGTCGATCGTCTTGTGAAGCGCGGGCTGGTCCACACCGCGCCCGATGCGAGCGATGCGAGACGGCTGGTGCTGACCCTGACGCCGGACGGCGAGGCGATGGTCGCTCGCAACCTGGCGGTCGCACTGCGGATTTCGCAGGAAACACTGAGCACCCTGACGCTTGCCGAGCGGATGATGCTGATGGAACTCCTTCAGAAAATCAGCTGA
- a CDS encoding glycoside hydrolase family 3 C-terminal domain-containing protein → MFNPSEDEIQSLVDQMTVAEKVDLLSGRGLWKTAAIERLDIPSVVMTDGAYGVRYSTTQIDAGDNDEDSLQAFLDVVGQQGDGSGGMFGTTRPATCFPNGNLLGCSWDVDLAYRMGTALAAECQDFGVHLLLGPGINIRRTPLAGRAYEYYSEDPVISGDIAAGVISGLQDNGVGSSLKHFACNNSEMERTTTSSDVDERALREIYLAGFERAAEKSAPWTVMSAYNPLNGIQAAEHHWLLTSVLREEWGYDGLVMSDWHAIKDRGAALNAGTDLDMPESRPRKARLLAAVEVGDVQPEVIDAACMRVLSLVAKCKTHERRGIKADLEAHHALARDIAAESIVLLRNEGRALPLDPAGLGNLLIVGDGALTPVIQGSGSATTNPYKVDSPFAQISARAGQGFKVRHQPFSSSAQVGSSASVDAIVDAASHADVVVVFAQNEPSLNGEGNDRHSLKLAPSHDALIAALSATGRKLIVVLSMPDTVEMPWIEDVDAVLASFYAGQGGGEALARILFGEQNPCGKLSASMPVRVQDIPGWHTYPGERGHHPYSEGIFVGYRFYDLKAIAPAFPFGHGLSYTSFVYEMIEIDQAEIGVDTTCTVQVTVRNSGPVAGKEIVQLYVRPHAPGLRRPVRELKVFSKVDLQPGEAKTVCFTLTSRDFRYFDTARSAWVLDAEAFEIEAAASSRDIRLSAILRCRPEAAALPVILPNSPTAIVFSHPKAEAALVDFIVTALSISEVEATALLAKTKGSFLGFYDTLSWYVGDSVKESDIARIFVRLNDDHDKDMQ, encoded by the coding sequence ATGTTCAACCCCAGCGAGGACGAGATCCAGTCGCTTGTCGACCAGATGACGGTTGCCGAGAAGGTCGATCTTCTAAGTGGGCGCGGCTTGTGGAAGACGGCGGCAATTGAAAGATTGGATATTCCTTCGGTTGTGATGACCGACGGCGCTTACGGTGTCCGGTACTCGACGACCCAGATCGATGCCGGCGATAACGACGAAGATAGTCTGCAGGCATTCCTAGACGTTGTGGGCCAACAGGGCGATGGATCGGGCGGCATGTTCGGTACCACCCGCCCGGCAACGTGTTTTCCGAACGGCAATCTGCTTGGCTGCTCATGGGATGTCGATCTGGCCTACCGCATGGGAACCGCATTGGCGGCCGAATGCCAGGATTTCGGTGTTCACCTGCTGCTTGGGCCCGGCATCAACATCAGGCGCACGCCGCTGGCGGGCCGGGCCTACGAATATTACTCCGAAGATCCAGTCATCAGCGGCGATATCGCGGCTGGGGTCATCTCGGGACTGCAAGATAATGGCGTAGGTTCCTCGCTGAAGCATTTTGCCTGCAACAACTCCGAAATGGAGCGGACGACCACCAGCTCTGATGTCGACGAGCGGGCCCTGCGCGAAATCTACTTGGCGGGGTTCGAACGCGCGGCCGAAAAGAGCGCGCCGTGGACGGTGATGAGCGCTTATAATCCGCTAAACGGCATCCAGGCTGCCGAACATCATTGGCTGCTGACATCGGTGCTGCGCGAGGAATGGGGTTATGACGGCCTGGTCATGTCCGACTGGCATGCGATCAAGGATCGTGGAGCCGCGCTCAATGCCGGCACCGATCTCGACATGCCGGAAAGCCGGCCGCGCAAGGCGCGCCTGCTTGCAGCGGTCGAAGTCGGGGATGTTCAGCCCGAGGTCATCGATGCGGCCTGCATGAGGGTTCTGTCGTTGGTCGCCAAATGCAAGACGCACGAGCGGCGCGGTATCAAGGCGGACCTTGAAGCACACCATGCACTGGCGCGCGACATCGCAGCGGAATCGATCGTATTGCTGCGCAACGAAGGCAGGGCGCTGCCTCTTGATCCCGCTGGCTTGGGCAACCTCCTGATCGTTGGTGATGGCGCGCTTACTCCCGTCATCCAGGGGTCGGGCTCGGCCACCACGAATCCCTACAAGGTGGATAGTCCATTCGCTCAAATCTCCGCGCGGGCGGGACAGGGCTTCAAAGTTCGGCACCAGCCTTTCTCATCATCCGCGCAAGTGGGCTCGTCGGCTTCGGTCGACGCGATCGTTGACGCCGCATCGCACGCCGATGTCGTCGTGGTGTTTGCCCAGAACGAGCCAAGCCTGAATGGCGAAGGTAACGACCGCCACTCGCTGAAGCTTGCCCCTAGTCATGACGCTCTCATCGCGGCACTTTCGGCGACAGGTCGCAAGCTGATCGTCGTGCTCTCGATGCCGGACACGGTCGAGATGCCCTGGATCGAGGATGTCGATGCCGTGCTGGCCAGTTTCTACGCCGGCCAGGGCGGTGGCGAGGCACTGGCCCGCATCCTGTTCGGCGAGCAGAACCCTTGCGGCAAGCTATCGGCCAGCATGCCGGTTCGCGTGCAGGACATTCCGGGATGGCACACTTATCCGGGGGAGCGAGGCCATCATCCCTATAGCGAGGGCATTTTCGTCGGCTATCGGTTTTATGATCTTAAGGCGATTGCCCCGGCATTCCCCTTCGGGCATGGGCTCAGCTACACCTCGTTCGTCTATGAGATGATCGAGATCGATCAGGCCGAAATTGGCGTAGATACCACGTGCACCGTGCAGGTCACCGTCCGCAATAGCGGCCCGGTCGCCGGTAAGGAAATCGTCCAGCTTTATGTGCGCCCGCATGCGCCAGGCCTGAGACGGCCGGTCCGCGAACTCAAGGTCTTTAGCAAGGTGGATCTGCAGCCGGGCGAGGCGAAGACGGTGTGTTTCACGCTGACGTCGCGCGATTTCCGCTATTTCGACACGGCGCGCTCCGCCTGGGTTCTGGATGCCGAAGCCTTCGAGATCGAGGCCGCCGCTTCTTCGCGCGATATCCGTCTGTCCGCCATCCTGAGGTGTCGCCCTGAAGCCGCCGCGTTGCCCGTCATCCTACCCAACTCGCCAACTGCGATCGTCTTCTCTCATCCGAAGGCGGAGGCTGCCCTTGTCGATTTCATCGTCACGGCGCTTTCCATTTCGGAGGTCGAAGCCACGGCACTTCTCGCCAAGACGAAAGGGTCCTTCCTCGGCTTCTACGACACGCTGAGTTGGTATGTCGGCGATAGCGTCAAGGAGAGCGACATCGCCCGGATCTTCGTGCGCTTAAACGACGACCATGACAAGGATATGCAATGA
- a CDS encoding cold-shock protein, whose translation MPTGTVKFFNDDKGFGFITPENGGQDVFVHVSALQRGGSLREGNKVSFEVGQDRKTGKSKAENVSVL comes from the coding sequence ATGCCAACGGGTACGGTTAAATTCTTCAACGACGACAAGGGGTTCGGCTTCATAACGCCTGAGAATGGCGGCCAAGATGTATTTGTTCACGTGTCTGCCTTGCAACGCGGTGGTTCGCTCCGGGAAGGCAATAAAGTCAGCTTCGAGGTCGGACAGGATCGCAAGACCGGAAAGTCGAAAGCTGAGAACGTCTCGGTGCTCTAA
- a CDS encoding helix-turn-helix domain-containing protein produces MDEPTSENDPVYRADCPSRVILDQIADKWSMMVLAVLSEPRRFNAIKRRLDGVTQRVLTQTLRKLERNGMLTRRILDGRVLGVEYALTPLGRSLQGPFSTLFDWTVENIDVIQDCQRSYDARED; encoded by the coding sequence ATGGATGAGCCGACAAGTGAAAATGACCCGGTCTACCGTGCCGACTGCCCGAGCCGCGTGATCCTCGACCAGATCGCCGACAAATGGTCGATGATGGTGCTGGCCGTGTTAAGCGAACCCCGTCGCTTCAATGCAATCAAGCGTCGCCTCGATGGCGTGACCCAACGCGTGCTGACACAGACGCTTCGAAAGCTGGAGCGCAACGGTATGCTGACGCGCAGAATCCTGGATGGGCGTGTGCTCGGGGTTGAATATGCATTGACACCCCTCGGTAGGTCGCTGCAAGGGCCGTTCTCAACCCTGTTCGACTGGACCGTCGAGAATATCGACGTCATCCAGGATTGTCAGCGCAGCTACGATGCGCGCGAGGATTAG
- a CDS encoding enoyl-CoA hydratase/isomerase family protein produces the protein MTDTDFSRLCITRTDGVATITINNPPVNVLDVPLMSEIRSFLLSVRNDPDTRVLVFQSADPEFFIAHVDMTLIDEPHAFDEIAREAPEGLNPFQAFGELLREQPQVTIVKLAGLARGGGAEFVAAADMAFAAEGRAGLAQCEALMGITPGGGATQYLSGRMTRGRALEVILAADLVDAMTAERYGWINRALPASELDGFVERLARNIAALPIGVIAAAKRALPPEDLRDGFQREHEAWAGLFERPAAEKLIRGGLQAGAQTKEGERNLEGLLRTLKL, from the coding sequence ATGACAGACACTGATTTCAGCCGGCTTTGCATTACTCGGACAGACGGCGTTGCCACGATCACGATCAACAACCCGCCGGTCAACGTTCTCGATGTTCCGTTGATGAGCGAAATCCGCAGCTTTCTCCTTTCCGTTCGCAATGATCCGGACACACGCGTGCTGGTTTTCCAGAGCGCGGACCCGGAGTTCTTCATTGCCCATGTCGACATGACATTGATCGATGAGCCGCACGCCTTCGACGAGATTGCCCGTGAGGCTCCGGAAGGCCTCAACCCGTTCCAGGCGTTCGGCGAGCTCCTGCGGGAGCAGCCGCAGGTGACGATCGTCAAGCTCGCCGGGCTGGCGCGTGGCGGTGGAGCGGAGTTCGTCGCGGCAGCTGACATGGCATTTGCCGCCGAGGGTCGGGCAGGGCTTGCCCAATGCGAGGCGTTGATGGGCATCACCCCGGGCGGCGGGGCTACCCAGTATCTGTCCGGCCGGATGACGCGAGGCCGAGCTCTTGAAGTGATCCTTGCCGCCGATCTCGTCGATGCTATGACGGCGGAGCGATACGGGTGGATCAACCGGGCACTGCCGGCTTCCGAACTCGACGGCTTCGTCGAGCGTTTGGCACGCAACATCGCCGCACTGCCCATCGGCGTCATCGCCGCGGCCAAGAGGGCGTTGCCTCCCGAAGACCTGCGTGATGGCTTTCAGCGCGAGCATGAGGCCTGGGCAGGATTGTTCGAACGCCCTGCGGCCGAAAAGCTCATCCGGGGCGGACTGCAAGCAGGAGCGCAGACCAAGGAGGGCGAGAGAAATCTGGAAGGCTTGCTCCGTACATTGAAGCTGTGA
- the metG gene encoding methionine--tRNA ligase, protein MNSTSTYITTSIPYVNAAPHVGFALELVQADAYARHSRLLGKDVRFQCGTDDNSLKNVRAAGAAGRPVADFVRENADRFEQLGRRLHISNDAFVRTSTDPRHIGCVHSLWNACAKNSDLYRKSYEGFYCVGCELFYEITGLDDGRCPEHGIPLEIVKEENWFFCLSRYGDRLRHLIETEELKVVPIHRRNEILALLRRGLEDISVSRSAERARGWGVPVPGSAEVIYVWFDALANYLTGLGYSSDETLFRRYWAEQGERIHFVGKGISKFHAIYWPAILLSAGVPLPSSIFVHGYLTVGGRKIGKSAGNGIDPDGFVEYYQTPDALRYYLLRHIRSADDGDFSEERLEAAWSGELGGQLGNLLNRVLTLLASSFSGVTPTVPDSALVREAASLPEKVLNSFDNYELHLGLAEIFSYLGSANREFTRKAPWSDAKALAGELGRAERQIISDRLGATLAEQVYGLAIVARCLLPFLPESAARLHTKLGISCAARYDVPLAVSGMETSSGEVLFPRQTVVRTRA, encoded by the coding sequence ATGAATAGCACGTCGACTTACATCACTACCTCGATTCCATACGTTAATGCCGCGCCGCATGTTGGTTTTGCGCTCGAACTCGTGCAGGCCGATGCTTATGCCCGCCATTCTCGACTTCTCGGCAAAGACGTCAGGTTTCAGTGCGGTACGGATGACAACAGTCTGAAAAACGTTCGCGCCGCGGGCGCAGCAGGACGTCCCGTGGCCGACTTCGTGAGAGAGAATGCGGACCGCTTCGAACAACTCGGCAGGCGCCTTCACATTTCGAATGATGCATTCGTTCGCACATCCACGGATCCAAGACATATTGGCTGCGTTCATTCACTGTGGAACGCGTGCGCCAAGAATAGCGACCTCTATCGAAAGAGCTATGAGGGCTTTTATTGCGTCGGCTGCGAGCTGTTCTACGAGATCACGGGTCTCGACGACGGCCGATGCCCGGAGCACGGTATCCCCCTTGAGATCGTGAAGGAGGAGAACTGGTTCTTCTGCCTCTCTCGATATGGCGACCGCCTTCGTCATTTGATCGAGACAGAAGAGCTCAAGGTCGTTCCGATTCACCGGCGAAACGAGATACTCGCCCTGCTTCGGCGCGGACTAGAGGACATCAGTGTGTCGCGAAGTGCTGAACGAGCACGCGGCTGGGGCGTGCCCGTGCCCGGCAGTGCCGAAGTTATCTATGTCTGGTTCGATGCCTTGGCGAACTATCTTACAGGGCTCGGTTACAGTTCCGACGAAACCCTGTTCCGGCGATACTGGGCAGAGCAAGGTGAACGCATCCACTTTGTCGGCAAGGGAATTTCCAAGTTTCACGCGATTTACTGGCCAGCGATACTCCTGTCCGCCGGAGTGCCGCTCCCGTCATCGATCTTCGTTCATGGCTACCTAACGGTAGGCGGACGAAAGATCGGAAAATCGGCGGGCAACGGCATCGATCCCGATGGCTTCGTGGAGTACTATCAGACCCCGGACGCACTGCGCTATTACCTGCTCCGCCACATCCGTTCCGCTGATGATGGGGATTTCTCTGAAGAACGGCTCGAGGCCGCATGGTCGGGAGAACTCGGCGGGCAGCTTGGGAATCTTCTCAACCGGGTTCTCACCTTGCTCGCGTCGTCCTTTTCCGGCGTGACACCGACCGTTCCCGACAGCGCTCTTGTCCGCGAAGCAGCCAGCCTCCCCGAAAAAGTCCTGAACTCCTTTGACAACTACGAACTTCACCTTGGTTTGGCAGAAATTTTCTCCTATCTAGGGTCCGCGAACAGGGAGTTTACGCGAAAAGCACCCTGGTCCGATGCCAAGGCCTTGGCCGGCGAACTCGGCAGAGCGGAACGACAAATAATCTCCGACCGCCTTGGGGCTACTCTGGCGGAACAGGTCTACGGCCTCGCCATCGTCGCTCGCTGTTTGCTCCCGTTTTTACCTGAATCAGCCGCCAGGCTGCACACGAAACTCGGAATATCGTGCGCGGCGCGTTATGATGTTCCACTCGCCGTTAGTGGAATGGAGACATCTTCTGGAGAGGTTCTCTTCCCGCGGCAGACAGTGGTGCGAACGAGGGCATGA